cgccgatgcgcctgtcggcggcggcatctGGCGCGCCAAGTGGCACCCTACGAACGAgaatgcgctgctgctcggctGCATGCACGGCGGCGTACGCATCGTGGAGTGGTCGCCCGATGCGCCTATCGAGGTCGTGTGCGAGTTTGATCAGCACGAGAGTATCGCCTACGGATGCGACTgggagcgcggcgcattcCGCGGCGCGGACATGCCCGGCGCGTCCTATGTCTATAGCTGCTCATTTTACGACGCCGCCCTCCACGTCTGGGCGTGGGCATAGCTTAGCTAAGACCAACacggcgcgtcgttcgCGATGCGCGTCTTGTGCGTGGCCGAGAAGCGTACGTCGCCACGCTAATGCAGCATCCATCGCCAAGACCATCGCCCAGATGTTGTCGGGGGGTTCCTTTTCGAACGTAGGTCGATTTTTTCTTACACAGCGCGAGGGACGCGACAAGTATTGTCGGAATTTCGACTTTCCGTAccgcctgccgcgcgctgTCGTCGGCGGCTCTGCACGCGGCCCCGCGCAGGTGTCCGTTGAGATGACCGTCACCTCGGTGCGTGGGCACATGATGGAGCTCGATTTTCCGGACGATTTCAAGTGGgggcgctgcgacgcgtcggCCCTCTTtaccgcgccgacgatcgTGCGCGTGTCGAAAGACGCACAAAAGGTCGCGCAGAACCTGCAGAACGAGGCACGTCGTGCGGACGTGCTCATGATCTGGACCGACTGCGACCGCGAAGGCGAACAGATTGGCTATGAAATTGAGCAACACTGCAAAAAAGtccgcgcgtcgctgctggtCAAACGCGCGCGATTTAGCGCACTAATTGCGAACCAAATCCACCGCGCGTGTACGTCGCCCGTGGATCTTGACTACAATGCAGCGTACGCCGTTGAGGCGCGGCAACAGAtcgacctgcgcgccggcgccgcttTTACTCGGCTGCAGACCACTGCGCTTGGCCGCGGCCTGCCGGAGCTAGATGGGATGGTGATCAGCTATGGTCCCTGCCAGTTTCCGACGCTCGGGTTTGTCGTCGAGCATTACAAGCGCGTTCAGGCGTTTGTCCCTGAAAAATTTTGGACTATCGACGTGAAGCATTCTATGGGCCGCCAGACGGTGGAGTTTGCGTggcagcgcaagcacctcTTTGACGAGGACGCAACCGCGGCACTGCATGCGCGCTGTACCGACGCAGGCGAGGCAACGGTCGCCTCGGTCGTCAACCGCCCAGTGACGAAGCGGTACGTAAAACGTCTCACGCAGCAAACCCACGCCCTTGACGACGGTCGAACTGCAGAaaagcgcgtcgcgcctcTTTCACCtcgcgccgaagcgcgtgctggacgtggccgaggcgctgtaCCAGCGCGGTCTCCTTTCCTACCCCCGTACCGAGACGGACCAGTACGACAAAGACTTTGACTTTGCCGCGCTCGTTGCGAAGCagacgagcgacgcggtctGGGGCgggctcgccgccgagctgtCCGAGAGTGTctcggcgcctgcgccggacAACAATCTCCAGTTTGAGCGGCCTCGCAATGGGAGCAAGAACGATAAAGCGCACCCGCCGATCCACCCCACGGCCCATGCCAACGGGCTCTCTGGGGACGAAAAGAAGGTGTACGACTATGTCACACGGCGCTTCCTCGCCTCATGTGCCAccgacgcacgcggccACGAGACGGCGGTGCATattgagctcggcggcgagcgcttccACGCGTCTGGAACGGTGGTGCTTGCGTTGAATTATTTGAAGCTCTTTACCTACGAGACCTGGAAAGACAAGGCTATGCCCGAGTACACCGAGCGCCAGACCTTCCGTCCGACGTCGTGTACGATGCGGCAAGGCGAGACGACACGCCCCAGCCTCTTGACCGAGGCGGACCTCGTGAACCTGATGGACAAGAATGGGATCGGTACCGACGCAACGATCGCCGAGCATATTCGCAAGATCATCGATCGCCAGTACGTGATGCTGCACAAGCAAGGCAAGACAAACTACCTGATCCCCTCGACGCTTGGCAtgggcctcgtcgagggaTACAAAAGCATGGAAGTGAGCAAGCACCTGTGCCAGCCGATGCTCCGTCGCGATACAGAGGTGAAGCTTTCTCACATTGCGAATGCGACGCTGACGCGCGATGCGACCGTGCAAGAGAGCATGGAAGAGTACAGTCGTATTTATACCGCGGTGCAGCGTGGATTCAATACcatcacgcagcgcgtcaaGGGCCTGATGCAAGACTTGCCCGGTGACGCCGCTCCGCCGTCCGACACACCTGCCGTGCCCGGCGTGTCGTGCCATTGTGGATCGactgccgccgagcgcacgagcgggcgcggcgccagcgcgcggccgtaTTGGGCGTGCGCCAATACCGAAGACGGTGAAGAAGGCTGTGGATTCTTTCTATGGAAAGCGCAAAGTGTGCCGGAAGCGCCTCCGACCCACGCACCCCCTCGGCGCAACacgtcgacacgcgcccCCCGacgtgcctcggcgcggtcggACCCGGATCCTATACCCACGGCGCCTGTCGCCTCCGATACCCCCCGGTGCCACTGTGACCTGACGGCGAAGCGTGCCCAGGCCGGATCCGGTGCGAATGCCGGCCGTGCCTTTTATGCGTGCCCGAAAGAgagccgccgagcgcaatgtTCATTTTTTGCGTGGGCCGACGACGCTCCCCCCCCCGCATCACGATCGCGTCGCCCCGCAACCGATTCGACGCGGCCTGCCAAGCGACGACGTAATTCGCAAGTGCGCAGTACGCCGCAAGGCACCTGCTTCCGGTGCCACCAATCCGGTCATTGGGCCAATGCATGGTAAGTCCCAATGAATCTAAAAAAGCCCCGATgtgccgcgctcctgccCCTGACCCAGGAACATATTACATAATCCGGCCGAGAGAGCTTAAGtctcgtcgccggtcgGCAAAACGCGGCGAGCCACGACCGACACCGTtgggcacgctcgaggcgcgacTGGGACGGATTGAATGCGAGTGCTGGCCGTCGAGAACGAATAATGAGTCTCGGAGG
This is a stretch of genomic DNA from Malassezia japonica chromosome 3, complete sequence. It encodes these proteins:
- the TOP3 gene encoding DNA topoisomerase (COG:L; EggNog:ENOG503NU4N; BUSCO:EOG09260XL0), with product MRVLCVAEKPSIAKTIAQMLSGGSFSNREGRDKYCRNFDFPYRLPRAVVGGSARGPAQVSVEMTVTSVRGHMMELDFPDDFKWGRCDASALFTAPTIVRVSKDAQKVAQNLQNEARRADVLMIWTDCDREGEQIGYEIEQHCKKVRASLLVKRARFSALIANQIHRACTSPVDLDYNAAYAVEARQQIDLRAGAAFTRLQTTALGRGLPELDGMVISYGPCQFPTLGFVVEHYKRVQAFVPEKFWTIDVKHSMGRQTVEFAWQRKHLFDEDATAALHARCTDAGEATVASVVNRPVTKRKPTPLTTVELQKSASRLFHLAPKRVLDVAEALYQRGLLSYPRTETDQYDKDFDFAALVAKQTSDAVWGGLAAELSESVSAPAPDNNLQFERPRNGSKNDKAHPPIHPTAHANGLSGDEKKVYDYVTRRFLASCATDARGHETAVHIELGGERFHASGTVVLALNYLKLFTYETWKDKAMPEYTERQTFRPTSCTMRQGETTRPSLLTEADLVNLMDKNGIGTDATIAEHIRKIIDRQYVMLHKQGKTNYLIPSTLGMGLVEGYKSMEVSKHLCQPMLRRDTEVKLSHIANATLTRDATVQESMEEYSRIYTAVQRGFNTITQRVKGLMQDLPGDAAPPSDTPAVPGVSCHCGSTAAERTSGRGASARPYWACANTEDGEEGCGFFLWKAQSVPEAPPTHAPPRRNTSTRAPRRASARSDPDPIPTAPVASDTPRCHCDLTAKRAQAGSGANAGRAFYALQSSHMDDLNAFYASHPGLVHAGDIRHDKQLGGMGQHQDMNTQLPMGLGPDMLNASDLLNQHRLGPEQLANPQFESMLHERLVQMRDNGQDVDALLQRSQQPEQRNDLPTGYHHRDEFHTDHSNVPKTPGRGHEAAHQQHGLKEDNRQGSMAPMEAAHAYGSYQHQKGFPPLDATAITPATLQPQGSQGMYSTGDPDQIFLQQDMLSTMSSPSHPNVRVPFPGGNAQNAYNRGIYAHGELHNMSGDTSASASERSANAARRNRSTTAESKANKVRPSPLMKPAQSPKVAPGSGSTSVWQANNSNVAHLRKRESSNSSTSPSLGALETLSSTMQEASGLSMPSPALSPALVAMGQTGAVTPRSAPHTRSSSLTRRPRSRLGDEPGTPNPGTAGSTRHNSISDAPEADNSPSPIDLANQEGQAPSQRPTKPVTPGTIMGIQQSTSPQEPNPEQWVQLEQNGENAHSVPNHPMSPGNFSSFGYAPSNEISGMGSFPAHNAAVNAVAASALINASQPRPNMFYQGTQPKPILPGGLSSEDRNAWMNLRRVGNGGLDQRRTSHKAAEQKRRDSLKHCFDELRGLLPAITLDESVSCGSVLGPDGSSEDQLAEGFDPETTKRPRDGEAEPLQEGARPPLYVVTPEQARDANRAIAKVLLLRHSNEYLVRLKRRIERRDTALQSLSQEVVRLRNALAETKGDSKSDASSVSHNFNSLTLAQSRKGEARAQDGGQAQSVDTPCSMDIPAHKMDLA